The Sphingopyxis fribergensis DNA segment TGGGCGAGGGACAGCCCAAGACGCAGCGCGAGTTGGTCGAAGCGACGCGGATGGACAAGGTCACGGTCAATCGCGCCGCAAAAGCGCTCGCCGACCGCCACCTGATCGCGCGTCAGGCGCATGAGGCCGACGGGCGTTCGCATCATCTCGAACTCACCGAAACCGGGCGCTCGCTCTATGACGCGATCGTCCCCGCGGCGCTGGCGAGCGAAGCGCAGCTCGAATCGAATATCAGCGCCGACGAACGCGCGGCGCTGATGCGGATCCTCGCGAAATTGACTGCCGCCGCCGCTGACTATGACTGATCGCGCCTATCGTGCCGCGCCGCCGGGCGCGCTGCGTATCGAGCCGCTTGGCGAATTGACCGCGATCTTCGACCGACGCTCGATGCAGACGCATCTTGTCGTCGCGCCGATGCCCGAGATTCTGGACGCCATGGGCGCCGACGCATGCGGGGCTGCGACGCTCGCCGCGCGGCTCGCAGCGATCTTTGATTTCGATGGCGACAATGAGGTGCAGTCCATTCTTGCCGAAAGGTTGGGCGAGCTTGCCGCGATGGGGCTGGTGGAGCGCGCGTGAAGCACAAT contains these protein-coding regions:
- a CDS encoding HPr-rel-A system PqqD family peptide chaperone, with amino-acid sequence MTDRAYRAAPPGALRIEPLGELTAIFDRRSMQTHLVVAPMPEILDAMGADACGAATLAARLAAIFDFDGDNEVQSILAERLGELAAMGLVERA
- a CDS encoding MarR family winged helix-turn-helix transcriptional regulator, which gives rise to MAAKKLNLDNFLPYRLSIASNALSSRIAAEYENRFGLKIPEWRLMAVLGEGQPKTQRELVEATRMDKVTVNRAAKALADRHLIARQAHEADGRSHHLELTETGRSLYDAIVPAALASEAQLESNISADERAALMRILAKLTAAAADYD